From Hippoglossus stenolepis isolate QCI-W04-F060 chromosome 4, HSTE1.2, whole genome shotgun sequence, a single genomic window includes:
- the LOC118106049 gene encoding TRPM8 channel-associated factor homolog isoform X1, with amino-acid sequence MLRSSGFDVASNRNAVKRKNPIASNFLTMSNQPMQNQHEGTYMSLMRGLKELDLRGQCVPSDLVLTGDHAFPLAMNSKGQVLIAASLYGSGRVVVLGHESYLSTLPALVENALTWLRGDGSDNLSVGVHKNVMSVADNLSKSSFQAKVVGAFSDNLGVGVYVTDAYSVGADKKDIVAFMKAGGGVLIAGQAWSWAASHPKENTLLLFEGNKVSGVAGIYFSDHQGEAEYLPVYPKIPSSWMAVVNGKDFEDDLEFLLKGVSEFDIQEGAVLSEVLVHGPLAFPIGTTEHGDAFLAGAYYGQGRVIVISHEGILSREPMTQFWSNAIHWLDEGRNGVIGVSHDQALGILSKSGLKCEKTNFRKDLSVFVCTAYSGDHMEDIQNFVAEGGGLLIGGHAWYWAQTHCGQNPLTDFVGNKILTKMGLSLLGAIIGGGVYKAPVPSQAIKDTYHFRHLLHRFAGHVNEGSELTKHEEECLKKLGTDCSTYLTMKAHDCSFYAQVLSALTDIILRVGMPQVSETCPTKSAKDHLLLNVGTEVYKVCPNPDAILPFLIKDNPLMPVVYNHRIQISVNTTDLEWISTGLYLSPGMKTYIAIPADMVNKGWKIQIGCQTDRLNHAELKRAPSVHEQFPITTEMMQVWNLWGGLLYLVAPAKAQLQCQIIVQMAVAAPYYKFGVTTAAEWSLLRTAPSPWAELEFENIILTVSSNVVRDLDRPDELAALWNEMMRAIADLAAKQHKFPRKERFVADVQISHGWMHAGYPIMIHSSVAAELVSVDHIRNVGIWGPIHELGHNQQRGCWEFPPNTTECTCNLWSVYVHEEMLGINRAKAHPCMTVENRNSRAAEYAKGGRKLSSWDMWVALETYMQLQGKFGWDTFKKVFAAYHTMSDFPKDNEGKMNLYAETFSRTVEMNLTGFFKGWGWPIAPATEEKLSNLPSWSDHPMVQYD; translated from the exons ATGTTGAGGAGTTCCGGGTTTGACGTAGCATCGAACAGAAACGCTGTAAAGAGGAAAAATCCAAT AGCATCAAACTTTCTCACCATGTCCAACCAGCCCATGCAAAACCAACATGAAGGGACCTACATGTCTCTGATGAGAGGCTTGAAAGAGCTGGACCTCCGTGGCCAATGTGTTCCCAGCGACCTGGTTCTGACTGGAGACCATGCCTTTCCTTTGGCAATGAACAGCAAAGGCCAGGTCCTGATTGCTGCGTCTCTGTACGGCAGTGGAAGGGTTGTAGTTCTGGGTCATGAGAGTTACCTGTCGACCCTCCCAGCTCTTGTAGAGAATGCTCTGACCTGGCTGAGAGGAGATGGATCCGACAACCTGTCTGTAGGGGTCcataaaaatgtcatgtcaGTCGCTGATAACCTCAGCAAATCCAGCTTCCAAGCCAAAGTGGTGGGGGCCTTTAGTGATAATCTGGGGGTTGGTGTGTATGTGACAGATGCCTACAGTGTGGGTGCAGACAAGAAGGATATAGTGGCATTCAtgaaagctggaggaggagtgtTAATAGCAGGTCAGGCGTGGAGCTGGGCTGCAAGTCatccaaaagaaaacacactgctTCTGTTTGAAGGGAACAAGGTTTCTGGTGTGGCAGGGATCTACTTCTCTGATCATCAGGGTGAGGCAGAGTACCTGCCTGTCTATCCTAAAATCCCATCCTCCTGGATGGCTGTAGT AAACGGAAAGGATTTTGAGGATGACTTGGAGTTCTTACTCAAGGGGGTTTCAGAGTTCGACATCCAAGAGGGAGCAGTACTTTCTGAGGTTCTGGTCCATGGCCCTCTGGCCTTTCCCATTGGGACCACAGAGCATGGAGACGCGTTCCTGGCAGGAGCCTACTATGGACAGGGACGGGTCATTGTGATTTCACATGAAGGAATTCTTTCACGAGAG CCAATGACTCAATTTTGGAGTAATGCCATTCACTGGTTGGATGAAGGCCGGAATGGGGTCATTGGGGTATCGCACGATCAAGCCTTAGGAATCCTCAGCAAGTCAGGGTTAAAGTGTGAGAAGACAAACTTCAGGAAAGACCTGAGTGTATTCGTGTGCACAGCATACAGCGGTGATCACATGGAGGATATCCAGAACTTtgtggcagagggaggaggccTTCTGATTGGTGGACATGCCTGGTACTgggcacagacacactgtggaCAAAACCCATTAACAGATTTCGTAG GGAACAAGATCCTGACTAAAATGGGCTTGAGCCTGTTGGGAGCAATAATCGGAGGTGGTGTATACAAGGCCCCTGTACCCAGCCAGGCCATCAAAGACACCTACCACTTCCGCCACCTTCTACATCGCTTTGCTGGACATGTCAACGAAGGAAGTGAACTTACGAAGCATGAAGAGGAATGTCTGAAAAAGCTGGGCACGGACTGTTCCACCTACTTGACCATGAAGGCTCATGACTGCTCCTTCTATGCACAGGTCCTGTCCGCCCTCACTGATATCATATTGAGGGTGGGCATGCCACAG GTGTCTGAGACCTGTCCTACGAAGAGTGCCAAAGACCACCTGCTCCTCAACGTGGGCACAGAGGTATATAAGGTTTGCCCAAATCCAGATGCAATCCTGCCTTTTCTCATTAAGGATAATCCTTTGATGCCAGTTGTCTATAACCACAGGATCCAGATCAGTGTTAACACAACAG acttGGAGTGGATCAGTACAGGTCTCTACCTCTCTCCTGGTATGAAGACCTACATTGCCATACCAGCAGACATGGTCAACAAAGGATGGAAG ATCCAGATAGGCTGTCAAACAGACAGACTGAATCATGCAGAGTTGAAGAGAGCACCAAGTGTTCATGAACAATTTCCCATAACCACAGAGATGATGCAGGTGTGGAACCTCTGGGGTGGACTCCTCTACCTGGTGGCCCCTGCCAAAGCACAATTGCAGTGTCAGATCATAGTGCAGATGGCTGTAGCTGCGCCATATTACAAATTTG gtgtaacaacagcagcagaatggTCCTTGCTGCGCACTGCTCCCTCACCCTGGGCAGAGTTGGAGTTTGAAAACATCATCCTTACTGTGTCATCAAATGTGGTTCGGGATCTGGATCGCCCTGACGAGTTGGCGGCGCTCTGGAATGAAATGATGAGGGCCATTGCTGACCTGgctgcaaaacaacacaaatttcCCCGCAAAGAACGCTTTGTAGCAGATGTGCAGATTTCCCATG GTTGGATGCATGCAGGTTACCCTATAATGATACACAGcagtgttgcagctgaattAGTCAGTGTTGACCATATCAGGAATGTAGGAATATGGGGGCCCATCCATGAACTGGGACACAAccagcagagaggctgctgggagTTCCCACCCAACACCACTGAGTGTACATGCAACCTCTGGTCAGTGTATGTGCATGAAGAGATGCTGGGGATTAACAGAGCAAAG GCTCATCCTTGTATGACTGTAGAAAATCGAAACAGTCGAGCAGCGGAGTATGCTAAGGGGGGCAGGAAACTCAGCAGCTGGGACATGTGGGTGGCCCTGGAGACATATATGCAG CTCCAGGGTAAGTTTGGCTGGGATACCTTTAAGAAGGTGTTTGCTGCCTACCACACGATGAGCGACTTTCCCAAAGACAACGAAGGAAAGATGAACCTGTACGCTGAGACTTTCTCCCGGACTGTGGAGATGAACCTGACTGGATTCTTCAAGGGCTGGGGTTGGCCCATCGCACCAGCCACAGAAGAGAAACTCTCCAACCTGCCCTCTTGGAGTGACCACCCCATGGTCCAGTATGACTGA
- the LOC118106049 gene encoding TRPM8 channel-associated factor homolog isoform X2 — translation MSNQPMQNQHEGTYMSLMRGLKELDLRGQCVPSDLVLTGDHAFPLAMNSKGQVLIAASLYGSGRVVVLGHESYLSTLPALVENALTWLRGDGSDNLSVGVHKNVMSVADNLSKSSFQAKVVGAFSDNLGVGVYVTDAYSVGADKKDIVAFMKAGGGVLIAGQAWSWAASHPKENTLLLFEGNKVSGVAGIYFSDHQGEAEYLPVYPKIPSSWMAVVNGKDFEDDLEFLLKGVSEFDIQEGAVLSEVLVHGPLAFPIGTTEHGDAFLAGAYYGQGRVIVISHEGILSREPMTQFWSNAIHWLDEGRNGVIGVSHDQALGILSKSGLKCEKTNFRKDLSVFVCTAYSGDHMEDIQNFVAEGGGLLIGGHAWYWAQTHCGQNPLTDFVGNKILTKMGLSLLGAIIGGGVYKAPVPSQAIKDTYHFRHLLHRFAGHVNEGSELTKHEEECLKKLGTDCSTYLTMKAHDCSFYAQVLSALTDIILRVGMPQVSETCPTKSAKDHLLLNVGTEVYKVCPNPDAILPFLIKDNPLMPVVYNHRIQISVNTTDLEWISTGLYLSPGMKTYIAIPADMVNKGWKIQIGCQTDRLNHAELKRAPSVHEQFPITTEMMQVWNLWGGLLYLVAPAKAQLQCQIIVQMAVAAPYYKFGVTTAAEWSLLRTAPSPWAELEFENIILTVSSNVVRDLDRPDELAALWNEMMRAIADLAAKQHKFPRKERFVADVQISHGWMHAGYPIMIHSSVAAELVSVDHIRNVGIWGPIHELGHNQQRGCWEFPPNTTECTCNLWSVYVHEEMLGINRAKAHPCMTVENRNSRAAEYAKGGRKLSSWDMWVALETYMQLQGKFGWDTFKKVFAAYHTMSDFPKDNEGKMNLYAETFSRTVEMNLTGFFKGWGWPIAPATEEKLSNLPSWSDHPMVQYD, via the exons ATGTCCAACCAGCCCATGCAAAACCAACATGAAGGGACCTACATGTCTCTGATGAGAGGCTTGAAAGAGCTGGACCTCCGTGGCCAATGTGTTCCCAGCGACCTGGTTCTGACTGGAGACCATGCCTTTCCTTTGGCAATGAACAGCAAAGGCCAGGTCCTGATTGCTGCGTCTCTGTACGGCAGTGGAAGGGTTGTAGTTCTGGGTCATGAGAGTTACCTGTCGACCCTCCCAGCTCTTGTAGAGAATGCTCTGACCTGGCTGAGAGGAGATGGATCCGACAACCTGTCTGTAGGGGTCcataaaaatgtcatgtcaGTCGCTGATAACCTCAGCAAATCCAGCTTCCAAGCCAAAGTGGTGGGGGCCTTTAGTGATAATCTGGGGGTTGGTGTGTATGTGACAGATGCCTACAGTGTGGGTGCAGACAAGAAGGATATAGTGGCATTCAtgaaagctggaggaggagtgtTAATAGCAGGTCAGGCGTGGAGCTGGGCTGCAAGTCatccaaaagaaaacacactgctTCTGTTTGAAGGGAACAAGGTTTCTGGTGTGGCAGGGATCTACTTCTCTGATCATCAGGGTGAGGCAGAGTACCTGCCTGTCTATCCTAAAATCCCATCCTCCTGGATGGCTGTAGT AAACGGAAAGGATTTTGAGGATGACTTGGAGTTCTTACTCAAGGGGGTTTCAGAGTTCGACATCCAAGAGGGAGCAGTACTTTCTGAGGTTCTGGTCCATGGCCCTCTGGCCTTTCCCATTGGGACCACAGAGCATGGAGACGCGTTCCTGGCAGGAGCCTACTATGGACAGGGACGGGTCATTGTGATTTCACATGAAGGAATTCTTTCACGAGAG CCAATGACTCAATTTTGGAGTAATGCCATTCACTGGTTGGATGAAGGCCGGAATGGGGTCATTGGGGTATCGCACGATCAAGCCTTAGGAATCCTCAGCAAGTCAGGGTTAAAGTGTGAGAAGACAAACTTCAGGAAAGACCTGAGTGTATTCGTGTGCACAGCATACAGCGGTGATCACATGGAGGATATCCAGAACTTtgtggcagagggaggaggccTTCTGATTGGTGGACATGCCTGGTACTgggcacagacacactgtggaCAAAACCCATTAACAGATTTCGTAG GGAACAAGATCCTGACTAAAATGGGCTTGAGCCTGTTGGGAGCAATAATCGGAGGTGGTGTATACAAGGCCCCTGTACCCAGCCAGGCCATCAAAGACACCTACCACTTCCGCCACCTTCTACATCGCTTTGCTGGACATGTCAACGAAGGAAGTGAACTTACGAAGCATGAAGAGGAATGTCTGAAAAAGCTGGGCACGGACTGTTCCACCTACTTGACCATGAAGGCTCATGACTGCTCCTTCTATGCACAGGTCCTGTCCGCCCTCACTGATATCATATTGAGGGTGGGCATGCCACAG GTGTCTGAGACCTGTCCTACGAAGAGTGCCAAAGACCACCTGCTCCTCAACGTGGGCACAGAGGTATATAAGGTTTGCCCAAATCCAGATGCAATCCTGCCTTTTCTCATTAAGGATAATCCTTTGATGCCAGTTGTCTATAACCACAGGATCCAGATCAGTGTTAACACAACAG acttGGAGTGGATCAGTACAGGTCTCTACCTCTCTCCTGGTATGAAGACCTACATTGCCATACCAGCAGACATGGTCAACAAAGGATGGAAG ATCCAGATAGGCTGTCAAACAGACAGACTGAATCATGCAGAGTTGAAGAGAGCACCAAGTGTTCATGAACAATTTCCCATAACCACAGAGATGATGCAGGTGTGGAACCTCTGGGGTGGACTCCTCTACCTGGTGGCCCCTGCCAAAGCACAATTGCAGTGTCAGATCATAGTGCAGATGGCTGTAGCTGCGCCATATTACAAATTTG gtgtaacaacagcagcagaatggTCCTTGCTGCGCACTGCTCCCTCACCCTGGGCAGAGTTGGAGTTTGAAAACATCATCCTTACTGTGTCATCAAATGTGGTTCGGGATCTGGATCGCCCTGACGAGTTGGCGGCGCTCTGGAATGAAATGATGAGGGCCATTGCTGACCTGgctgcaaaacaacacaaatttcCCCGCAAAGAACGCTTTGTAGCAGATGTGCAGATTTCCCATG GTTGGATGCATGCAGGTTACCCTATAATGATACACAGcagtgttgcagctgaattAGTCAGTGTTGACCATATCAGGAATGTAGGAATATGGGGGCCCATCCATGAACTGGGACACAAccagcagagaggctgctgggagTTCCCACCCAACACCACTGAGTGTACATGCAACCTCTGGTCAGTGTATGTGCATGAAGAGATGCTGGGGATTAACAGAGCAAAG GCTCATCCTTGTATGACTGTAGAAAATCGAAACAGTCGAGCAGCGGAGTATGCTAAGGGGGGCAGGAAACTCAGCAGCTGGGACATGTGGGTGGCCCTGGAGACATATATGCAG CTCCAGGGTAAGTTTGGCTGGGATACCTTTAAGAAGGTGTTTGCTGCCTACCACACGATGAGCGACTTTCCCAAAGACAACGAAGGAAAGATGAACCTGTACGCTGAGACTTTCTCCCGGACTGTGGAGATGAACCTGACTGGATTCTTCAAGGGCTGGGGTTGGCCCATCGCACCAGCCACAGAAGAGAAACTCTCCAACCTGCCCTCTTGGAGTGACCACCCCATGGTCCAGTATGACTGA